From one Acinonyx jubatus isolate Ajub_Pintada_27869175 chromosome B1, VMU_Ajub_asm_v1.0, whole genome shotgun sequence genomic stretch:
- the PRSS51 gene encoding serine protease-like protein 51 isoform X4, translated as MNCLKSRRVSSHGKLEMALGNVTVVMGTRIFSDVRLERKQVQKIIIHKDYKPSHLDSDLSLLLLATPVKFTNFKMPICLQKKERIWDRCWMAEWVTAYEYDQHDNLNMYLQKMRVLQISWRECSKRVDQLSRNMVCAWKEPGTKGNCQGDSGAPMVCTIHGTQRLFQVGVFSWGIRSGFRGRPGMFVSVAQFIPWIQEETEKERKAYTISGAWRSSLPHVPQYPLLLGLGSQMLLVTIFTGDKSNH; from the exons ATGAATTGTTTGAAGTCCAGGAGGGTGAGTTCCCATGGCAA gtTAGAAATGGCATTGGGAAATGTTACTGTGGTCATGGGAACCAGAATATTCAGCGACGTCCGCTTGGAGAGAAAGCAAGTGCAGAAGATAATTATTCACAAAGATTATAAACCATCCCACCTTGACAGTgatctctccctgctcctgcttgCCACACCAGTAAAATTCACTAACTTCAAAATGCCCATCTGCctgcagaagaaggaaaggatCTGGGACAGATGTTGGATGGCAGAGTGGGTGACAGCTTATGAATATG ACCAACATGACAACTTAAACATGTACCTGCAGAAGATGAGAGTGCTGCAGATTAGCTGGAGAGAATGCAGCAAGAGGGTAGATCAGCTCTCCAGGAACATGGTTTGTGCTTGGAAGGAACCAGGCACCAAAGGCAATTGCCAG GGAGACAGTGGGGCACCTATGGTCTGTACTATCCATGGAACCCAGAGGCTCTTCCAAGTGGGTGTCTTCAGTTGGGGCATAAGATCTGGCTTCAGGGGGAGGCCTGGTATGTTTGTGTCTGTGGCTCAATTTATTCCATGGAtccaggaagagacagaaaaggagagaaaagcctACACCATCTCAGGAGCCTGGAGAAGCTCCCTGCCTCATGTTCCACAGTATCCCTTACTGTTGGGTTTGGGTTCTCAAATGTTGCTTGTGACCATATTTACTGGTGATAAATCAAATCACTAA
- the PRSS51 gene encoding serine protease-like protein 51 isoform X1 gives MSTERRPCEEAARGWPSAHQGEMPGTDSSIIALRRKPILLTNLTWDFASRTEKFLLFKPPNKVQCGHRPAFSNSSLLRFHELFEVQEGEFPWQVSIQISRKHLCGGSIIHQWWVLTAAHCFPRTLLEMALGNVTVVMGTRIFSDVRLERKQVQKIIIHKDYKPSHLDSDLSLLLLATPVKFTNFKMPICLQKKERIWDRCWMAEWVTAYEYDQHDNLNMYLQKMRVLQISWRECSKRVDQLSRNMVCAWKEPGTKGNCQGDSGAPMVCTIHGTQRLFQVGVFSWGIRSGFRGRPGMFVSVAQFIPWIQEETEKERKAYTISGAWRSSLPHVPQYPLLLGLGSQMLLVTIFTGDKSNH, from the exons ATGTCCACagagagaagaccatgtgaagaggCAGCAAGAGGGTGGCCATCTGCACACCAAGGGGAGATGCCTGGAACAGACTCTTCCATTATCGCCCTCAGAAGGAAACCAATCCTGCTGACAAACTTGACCTGGGACTtcgcctccagaactgagaaatttctgctgtttaagccaccca aCAAAGTTCAATGTGGCCACCGACCTGCCTTTTCAAATTCATCATTGTTACGATTTCATGAATTGTTTGAAGTCCAGGAGGGTGAGTTCCCATGGCAAGTGAGTATCCAGATCTCACGGAAACACCTCTGTGGAGGCTCAATCATACATCAGTGGTGGGTTTTGACAGCCGCACATTGCTTCCCAAGAACCCT gtTAGAAATGGCATTGGGAAATGTTACTGTGGTCATGGGAACCAGAATATTCAGCGACGTCCGCTTGGAGAGAAAGCAAGTGCAGAAGATAATTATTCACAAAGATTATAAACCATCCCACCTTGACAGTgatctctccctgctcctgcttgCCACACCAGTAAAATTCACTAACTTCAAAATGCCCATCTGCctgcagaagaaggaaaggatCTGGGACAGATGTTGGATGGCAGAGTGGGTGACAGCTTATGAATATG ACCAACATGACAACTTAAACATGTACCTGCAGAAGATGAGAGTGCTGCAGATTAGCTGGAGAGAATGCAGCAAGAGGGTAGATCAGCTCTCCAGGAACATGGTTTGTGCTTGGAAGGAACCAGGCACCAAAGGCAATTGCCAG GGAGACAGTGGGGCACCTATGGTCTGTACTATCCATGGAACCCAGAGGCTCTTCCAAGTGGGTGTCTTCAGTTGGGGCATAAGATCTGGCTTCAGGGGGAGGCCTGGTATGTTTGTGTCTGTGGCTCAATTTATTCCATGGAtccaggaagagacagaaaaggagagaaaagcctACACCATCTCAGGAGCCTGGAGAAGCTCCCTGCCTCATGTTCCACAGTATCCCTTACTGTTGGGTTTGGGTTCTCAAATGTTGCTTGTGACCATATTTACTGGTGATAAATCAAATCACTAA
- the PRSS51 gene encoding serine protease-like protein 51 isoform X3, translating to MPKKSQTKFNVATDLPFQIHHCYDFMNCLKSRRVSSHGKLEMALGNVTVVMGTRIFSDVRLERKQVQKIIIHKDYKPSHLDSDLSLLLLATPVKFTNFKMPICLQKKERIWDRCWMAEWVTAYEYDQHDNLNMYLQKMRVLQISWRECSKRVDQLSRNMVCAWKEPGTKGNCQGDSGAPMVCTIHGTQRLFQVGVFSWGIRSGFRGRPGMFVSVAQFIPWIQEETEKERKAYTISGAWRSSLPHVPQYPLLLGLGSQMLLVTIFTGDKSNH from the exons ATGCCCAAGAAGAGTCAG aCAAAGTTCAATGTGGCCACCGACCTGCCTTTTCAAATTCATCATTGTTACGATTTCATGAATTGTTTGAAGTCCAGGAGGGTGAGTTCCCATGGCAA gtTAGAAATGGCATTGGGAAATGTTACTGTGGTCATGGGAACCAGAATATTCAGCGACGTCCGCTTGGAGAGAAAGCAAGTGCAGAAGATAATTATTCACAAAGATTATAAACCATCCCACCTTGACAGTgatctctccctgctcctgcttgCCACACCAGTAAAATTCACTAACTTCAAAATGCCCATCTGCctgcagaagaaggaaaggatCTGGGACAGATGTTGGATGGCAGAGTGGGTGACAGCTTATGAATATG ACCAACATGACAACTTAAACATGTACCTGCAGAAGATGAGAGTGCTGCAGATTAGCTGGAGAGAATGCAGCAAGAGGGTAGATCAGCTCTCCAGGAACATGGTTTGTGCTTGGAAGGAACCAGGCACCAAAGGCAATTGCCAG GGAGACAGTGGGGCACCTATGGTCTGTACTATCCATGGAACCCAGAGGCTCTTCCAAGTGGGTGTCTTCAGTTGGGGCATAAGATCTGGCTTCAGGGGGAGGCCTGGTATGTTTGTGTCTGTGGCTCAATTTATTCCATGGAtccaggaagagacagaaaaggagagaaaagcctACACCATCTCAGGAGCCTGGAGAAGCTCCCTGCCTCATGTTCCACAGTATCCCTTACTGTTGGGTTTGGGTTCTCAAATGTTGCTTGTGACCATATTTACTGGTGATAAATCAAATCACTAA
- the PRSS51 gene encoding serine protease-like protein 51 isoform X5, whose translation MALGNVTVVMGTRIFSDVRLERKQVQKIIIHKDYKPSHLDSDLSLLLLATPVKFTNFKMPICLQKKERIWDRCWMAEWVTAYEYDQHDNLNMYLQKMRVLQISWRECSKRVDQLSRNMVCAWKEPGTKGNCQGDSGAPMVCTIHGTQRLFQVGVFSWGIRSGFRGRPGMFVSVAQFIPWIQEETEKERKAYTISGAWRSSLPHVPQYPLLLGLGSQMLLVTIFTGDKSNH comes from the exons ATGGCATTGGGAAATGTTACTGTGGTCATGGGAACCAGAATATTCAGCGACGTCCGCTTGGAGAGAAAGCAAGTGCAGAAGATAATTATTCACAAAGATTATAAACCATCCCACCTTGACAGTgatctctccctgctcctgcttgCCACACCAGTAAAATTCACTAACTTCAAAATGCCCATCTGCctgcagaagaaggaaaggatCTGGGACAGATGTTGGATGGCAGAGTGGGTGACAGCTTATGAATATG ACCAACATGACAACTTAAACATGTACCTGCAGAAGATGAGAGTGCTGCAGATTAGCTGGAGAGAATGCAGCAAGAGGGTAGATCAGCTCTCCAGGAACATGGTTTGTGCTTGGAAGGAACCAGGCACCAAAGGCAATTGCCAG GGAGACAGTGGGGCACCTATGGTCTGTACTATCCATGGAACCCAGAGGCTCTTCCAAGTGGGTGTCTTCAGTTGGGGCATAAGATCTGGCTTCAGGGGGAGGCCTGGTATGTTTGTGTCTGTGGCTCAATTTATTCCATGGAtccaggaagagacagaaaaggagagaaaagcctACACCATCTCAGGAGCCTGGAGAAGCTCCCTGCCTCATGTTCCACAGTATCCCTTACTGTTGGGTTTGGGTTCTCAAATGTTGCTTGTGACCATATTTACTGGTGATAAATCAAATCACTAA
- the PRSS51 gene encoding serine protease-like protein 51 isoform X2: protein MSTERRPCEEAARGWPSAHQGEMPGTDSSIIALRRKPILLTNLTWDFASRTEKFLLFKPPNKVQCGHRPAFSNSSLLRFHELFEVQEEMALGNVTVVMGTRIFSDVRLERKQVQKIIIHKDYKPSHLDSDLSLLLLATPVKFTNFKMPICLQKKERIWDRCWMAEWVTAYEYDQHDNLNMYLQKMRVLQISWRECSKRVDQLSRNMVCAWKEPGTKGNCQGDSGAPMVCTIHGTQRLFQVGVFSWGIRSGFRGRPGMFVSVAQFIPWIQEETEKERKAYTISGAWRSSLPHVPQYPLLLGLGSQMLLVTIFTGDKSNH from the exons ATGTCCACagagagaagaccatgtgaagaggCAGCAAGAGGGTGGCCATCTGCACACCAAGGGGAGATGCCTGGAACAGACTCTTCCATTATCGCCCTCAGAAGGAAACCAATCCTGCTGACAAACTTGACCTGGGACTtcgcctccagaactgagaaatttctgctgtttaagccaccca aCAAAGTTCAATGTGGCCACCGACCTGCCTTTTCAAATTCATCATTGTTACGATTTCATGAATTGTTTGAAGTCCAGGAGG AAATGGCATTGGGAAATGTTACTGTGGTCATGGGAACCAGAATATTCAGCGACGTCCGCTTGGAGAGAAAGCAAGTGCAGAAGATAATTATTCACAAAGATTATAAACCATCCCACCTTGACAGTgatctctccctgctcctgcttgCCACACCAGTAAAATTCACTAACTTCAAAATGCCCATCTGCctgcagaagaaggaaaggatCTGGGACAGATGTTGGATGGCAGAGTGGGTGACAGCTTATGAATATG ACCAACATGACAACTTAAACATGTACCTGCAGAAGATGAGAGTGCTGCAGATTAGCTGGAGAGAATGCAGCAAGAGGGTAGATCAGCTCTCCAGGAACATGGTTTGTGCTTGGAAGGAACCAGGCACCAAAGGCAATTGCCAG GGAGACAGTGGGGCACCTATGGTCTGTACTATCCATGGAACCCAGAGGCTCTTCCAAGTGGGTGTCTTCAGTTGGGGCATAAGATCTGGCTTCAGGGGGAGGCCTGGTATGTTTGTGTCTGTGGCTCAATTTATTCCATGGAtccaggaagagacagaaaaggagagaaaagcctACACCATCTCAGGAGCCTGGAGAAGCTCCCTGCCTCATGTTCCACAGTATCCCTTACTGTTGGGTTTGGGTTCTCAAATGTTGCTTGTGACCATATTTACTGGTGATAAATCAAATCACTAA